The following proteins are co-located in the Phycisphaerales bacterium genome:
- a CDS encoding enhanced serine sensitivity protein SseB C-terminal domain-containing protein: MQPQRIFFGQPSQRPTKLLNSIAQALATDPHATAAYLGQMYTVGTDPAPVVTIGLAAGPHFHEARARLEPTLLAWTTEADAPVDLVDVNERGTMSDYLRSTIPFWERNPPGLFRRLVRALTKKR, translated from the coding sequence ATGCAGCCCCAAAGGATCTTCTTCGGCCAGCCGAGCCAACGCCCCACAAAGCTGCTGAACTCCATCGCCCAGGCGCTCGCCACCGACCCGCATGCCACCGCGGCGTATCTCGGCCAGATGTACACCGTCGGGACCGACCCGGCACCCGTCGTCACCATCGGCCTCGCCGCCGGACCTCACTTCCATGAGGCACGCGCTCGGCTGGAACCAACCCTGCTCGCCTGGACCACCGAAGCTGACGCCCCCGTCGACCTCGTAGACGTCAACGAGCGCGGCACGATGTCCGATTACCTCCGCAGCACGATCCCGTTCTGGGAACGCAACCCGCCCGGACTCTTCCGACGGCTCGTGCGCGCGTTGACAAAGAAACGTTGA
- a CDS encoding glutathionylspermidine synthase family protein has translation MHRRPITPRPDWRTTIEQQGFIFHDTEDGTGRSTWDESAYYSITLREAEVLESATQALHEMCLEAVDHLVTTDQLARVGIAEQHHAFVQDSWTSGHPSLYGRFDLAYDGRTAPKLLEYNADTPTSLLESAVVQWYWFQDRFPKEDQFNSLHEKLIAQWRVACVSDAAAPRVHLACIEDNAEDFMTVSYLQETALQASLLTTFLPITRVGWNAAQGKFLDEQERPINTLFKLYPWEWLFREDFSKHIARAPTRWIEPAWKAVLSNKAILAVLWELFPRSEHLLPASFEPLPGGGASVRKPIHSREGANIQTLQDGRVLSETPGPYTGPYVYQALANLPRADGKSAVIGSWVIGDEPCGIGIREDASGIVTNTSAFVPHIIERA, from the coding sequence ATGCACCGCCGCCCCATCACCCCGCGCCCTGATTGGCGCACCACGATCGAGCAGCAGGGCTTCATCTTCCACGACACCGAAGACGGCACCGGCCGCAGCACGTGGGATGAGTCCGCCTACTACTCGATCACGCTCCGGGAGGCCGAGGTCCTCGAGTCCGCCACGCAGGCCCTGCACGAGATGTGCCTGGAGGCCGTGGACCACCTCGTCACCACCGACCAGCTCGCGCGCGTGGGCATCGCCGAACAGCACCACGCCTTCGTGCAGGACAGCTGGACCAGCGGCCACCCCTCGCTCTACGGCCGCTTCGACCTTGCCTACGACGGCCGCACCGCCCCCAAGCTGCTGGAGTACAACGCCGACACGCCCACCTCGCTGCTAGAGTCCGCCGTGGTCCAGTGGTACTGGTTCCAGGACCGATTCCCGAAAGAGGACCAGTTCAACAGCCTGCACGAGAAGCTAATCGCGCAGTGGCGCGTCGCCTGCGTCTCCGACGCCGCGGCCCCGCGCGTGCACCTCGCCTGCATCGAGGACAACGCCGAGGACTTCATGACCGTCTCCTACCTCCAGGAGACCGCGCTGCAGGCCAGCCTGCTCACCACCTTCCTGCCCATCACGCGCGTGGGCTGGAACGCCGCGCAGGGCAAGTTCCTCGACGAGCAGGAGCGGCCGATCAACACCCTCTTCAAGCTCTACCCCTGGGAGTGGCTCTTCCGCGAGGACTTCTCCAAACACATCGCCCGCGCTCCCACACGCTGGATCGAGCCCGCGTGGAAAGCGGTCCTGAGCAACAAGGCCATCCTCGCCGTCCTGTGGGAGCTCTTCCCCCGCAGCGAGCACCTGCTGCCCGCGAGCTTTGAGCCGCTGCCCGGTGGCGGCGCGTCCGTCCGCAAGCCCATCCACTCGCGCGAGGGCGCCAACATCCAGACCCTGCAGGACGGGCGCGTGCTCTCCGAGACGCCCGGCCCCTATACCGGCCCCTACGTGTACCAGGCCCTGGCCAACCTGCCGCGGGCCGACGGCAAGTCGGCCGTGATCGGCAGCTGGGTCATCGGCGACGAGCCCTGCGGCATCGGCATCCGCGAGGACGCCTCGGGAATCGTCACCAACACCAGCGCCTTCGTCCCCCACATCATCGAGCGCGCCTGA
- a CDS encoding SMI1/KNR4 family protein, with the protein MQPESPAQLLARLAAHCLRHDLPPPQPANRHEIALLRLAVPFELPQDLLHWLSLFRGGVVSLRDIDRFYGTDAQLSIAGELELDPSLAERRWVPIANDGCGDLYCLVCPATGPRPVVFVDHELGSDSAYMVASGLFPFLQVILSEPENDDDPNYEPVYTNPDRFFEADPAAAAIRGFRYAWQE; encoded by the coding sequence ATGCAGCCGGAATCCCCCGCCCAGCTCCTCGCCCGCCTGGCCGCGCACTGCCTCCGCCATGATCTCCCCCCGCCCCAGCCCGCCAACCGGCACGAGATCGCGCTCCTCCGCCTCGCGGTTCCCTTCGAACTCCCCCAGGACCTCCTGCACTGGCTCTCCCTCTTCCGCGGCGGGGTTGTCTCCCTCCGCGACATCGACCGCTTCTACGGCACCGACGCGCAGCTCAGCATCGCGGGCGAACTCGAGCTTGACCCGTCGCTTGCGGAGCGCCGCTGGGTCCCCATCGCCAACGACGGCTGCGGCGACCTCTACTGCCTGGTCTGCCCGGCGACCGGCCCGCGCCCGGTCGTCTTCGTTGACCACGAGCTCGGATCGGATTCTGCGTACATGGTGGCCTCGGGCCTTTTCCCGTTCCTTCAAGTGATCCTCTCCGAGCCGGAGAACGACGACGATCCGAACTACGAGCCGGTCTACACCAACCCGGACCGGTTCTTCGAGGCCGATCCCGCGGCCGCCGCCATCCGCGGCTTCCGCTACGCGTGGCAGGAGTGA
- a CDS encoding NADH-ubiquinone oxidoreductase-F iron-sulfur binding region domain-containing protein — MATPAPAPGKDPSINPNLSGPILTQRIPCWPYADPKLRHIVHIDEYLKTGGYEGLRKALAMKPDDVTDAVKKSTLRGRGGAGFPTGLKWTFLPKVTPNPDGTEPDAGQRYLAVNADESEPGTFKDRLLMDFDPHLLLEGIAIACYACRIPTAYIFIRGEYHHQAHVLEEAIKEAYAAGVFGGTGLPTGVPSSSSSARDILGNLRTSAANGRPFQVDCYVHRGAGAYICGEETGLLEALEGKRGWPRIKPPFPAIKGLFGKPTIINNVETLAHLPSIIVNGPEWFTKQGVASSLGGNNPPSYGTKLMGVSGHVNRPGIFELELGIKLRTLVEHPQLCGGMKHGKKFKAAIPGGISMGILGTDQFDAELDFDIGRKYNVLGLGTACPTIFDEDTDMVAVARNIARFFKHESCGQCTPCREGSGWLYQLMGRIEEGNAKTKDLDLALEIATSMGSMPGTTICGLADGNNWAVRTIMNKFWGEFEKRVKPTFVPVKVSIGANAKTAVSAGTR, encoded by the coding sequence ATGGCCACCCCCGCCCCCGCTCCTGGCAAAGACCCCAGCATCAACCCCAACCTCTCTGGGCCCATCCTCACCCAGCGCATCCCCTGCTGGCCCTACGCCGACCCGAAGCTCCGCCACATCGTCCACATCGACGAGTACCTCAAAACAGGCGGCTACGAGGGCCTCCGCAAGGCCCTCGCCATGAAGCCCGACGACGTCACCGACGCCGTCAAAAAATCCACCCTCCGCGGCCGCGGCGGCGCCGGCTTCCCCACCGGCCTCAAGTGGACCTTCCTCCCCAAGGTCACCCCCAACCCCGACGGCACCGAACCCGACGCGGGCCAGCGCTACCTCGCCGTCAACGCCGACGAGTCCGAGCCCGGCACCTTCAAGGACCGGCTGCTCATGGACTTCGACCCCCACCTGCTGCTCGAAGGCATCGCCATTGCCTGCTACGCCTGCCGCATCCCCACCGCCTACATCTTCATCCGCGGCGAGTACCACCACCAGGCCCACGTCCTCGAGGAGGCCATTAAGGAGGCCTACGCCGCGGGGGTATTTGGTGGCACCGGTCTCCCGACCGGTGTGCCTTCGTCTTCATCCTCCGCCCGCGACATCCTCGGCAACCTCCGCACCTCCGCCGCCAACGGCCGCCCCTTCCAGGTCGACTGCTACGTCCACCGCGGCGCCGGCGCCTACATCTGCGGCGAAGAGACCGGCCTGCTCGAGGCCCTCGAGGGCAAGCGCGGCTGGCCGCGCATCAAGCCCCCCTTCCCCGCCATCAAGGGCCTCTTCGGCAAGCCGACCATCATCAACAACGTCGAGACCCTCGCCCACCTCCCCAGCATCATCGTCAACGGCCCCGAGTGGTTCACGAAGCAGGGCGTCGCCAGCAGCCTCGGCGGCAACAACCCGCCCTCCTACGGCACCAAGCTCATGGGCGTCTCCGGCCACGTCAACCGCCCCGGCATCTTCGAGCTCGAGCTGGGCATCAAACTCCGCACCCTCGTCGAGCACCCCCAGCTCTGCGGCGGCATGAAGCACGGCAAGAAGTTCAAAGCCGCCATCCCCGGCGGCATCTCCATGGGCATCCTCGGCACCGACCAGTTCGACGCCGAGCTCGACTTCGACATCGGCCGCAAGTACAACGTCCTGGGCCTGGGCACGGCCTGCCCCACCATCTTCGACGAGGACACCGACATGGTGGCCGTCGCCCGCAACATCGCCCGCTTCTTCAAGCACGAAAGCTGCGGCCAGTGCACCCCCTGCCGCGAAGGCTCCGGCTGGCTCTACCAGCTCATGGGCCGCATCGAAGAGGGCAACGCCAAAACCAAGGACCTCGACCTCGCCCTCGAGATCGCAACCAGTATGGGCTCCATGCCCGGCACCACCATCTGCGGCCTCGCCGACGGCAACAACTGGGCCGTCCGCACCATCATGAACAAGTTCTGGGGCGAGTTCGAGAAGAGAGTCAAGCCCACGTTCGTGCCGGTGAAGGTGTCGATCGGCGCCAACGCCAAAACCGCCGTCAGCGCCGGCACCCGCTGA
- a CDS encoding four helix bundle suffix domain-containing protein encodes MPDSPEHFLPVHRDYHLLLSFQKAEVIFDITFHFCERFLSRGDRTVDQMTQAARSGKQNIIEGSKAGLTSREMEIKLTNVARASLEELLNDYLDYLRPRELPIWDRNSKEALFVRQLSRELHPSSTGSHASPASHCSHPSRTPAEARALLIDFAKTKPPEVVANIALCLIHQTNYLLDQQVRRLEHDFLKHGGMREAMTRARLQHRSQKKPPSQS; translated from the coding sequence ATGCCCGACTCCCCCGAGCACTTCCTGCCCGTCCACCGCGACTACCACCTCCTCCTGTCATTCCAGAAGGCCGAGGTGATCTTCGACATCACCTTCCACTTCTGCGAGCGGTTCTTGTCGAGGGGTGATCGCACCGTCGATCAGATGACCCAGGCCGCACGTTCGGGCAAGCAGAACATCATCGAGGGCAGCAAGGCCGGGCTCACCTCCCGCGAGATGGAGATCAAGCTCACCAACGTCGCCCGCGCCAGCCTCGAGGAACTGCTCAACGACTACCTCGACTACCTGCGCCCCCGAGAGCTACCGATCTGGGACCGCAACTCTAAGGAGGCGCTCTTCGTTCGACAGCTCTCCCGCGAACTCCACCCGAGCTCCACCGGGTCACATGCCTCTCCTGCCTCCCATTGCTCACACCCCTCCCGCACCCCCGCCGAAGCCCGCGCCCTCCTCATCGACTTTGCAAAAACCAAGCCCCCCGAGGTCGTCGCCAACATCGCTCTCTGCCTGATCCACCAGACCAACTACCTTCTCGACCAGCAGGTGCGGCGCCTCGAGCACGACTTCCTCAAGCACGGCGGCATGCGCGAAGCCATGACCAGGGCCCGCCTCCAGCACCGTTCACAGAAGAAACCGCCATCACAGAGCTGA
- a CDS encoding DUF1559 domain-containing protein, translating into MTQTQVRTGFTLIELLVVIAIIALLIGLLLPGLAGARETGRSVACASNMRQVALAFTTYAGDYKVIPGMYWQGPINQEWSGRRNAKYLANPSAYKHPFETSVLREYLSNTDKIFECPSAKRESNKWFDYTGVIRMAGARVDLPWKVTYPELPAVLTSPRVYFQAMPLLIEEHDIFYNRTSDDGSFATIDQFSTRHARRGSGSSNGGPGGGSNLAYLDGSVGLFKPPVGGNDRLEEPEDLKSTHLKLWDSRGRSHILSLSDATEFGWVNTPR; encoded by the coding sequence ATGACGCAGACGCAGGTGCGCACCGGCTTTACGCTGATCGAGCTGCTCGTCGTGATCGCCATCATCGCCCTGCTCATCGGGCTGCTGCTGCCGGGGCTGGCGGGGGCACGGGAGACAGGGCGGAGCGTTGCGTGCGCGTCCAACATGCGGCAGGTAGCGCTGGCGTTCACGACGTACGCGGGCGACTACAAGGTCATCCCCGGCATGTACTGGCAGGGGCCGATCAATCAGGAGTGGTCGGGGCGGCGCAACGCCAAGTACCTGGCCAACCCCAGCGCGTACAAGCACCCGTTCGAGACCTCGGTGCTCCGCGAGTACCTCTCGAACACCGACAAGATCTTTGAATGCCCCTCGGCCAAGCGGGAGTCGAACAAGTGGTTCGACTACACCGGCGTGATCCGGATGGCGGGGGCGCGGGTGGACCTGCCGTGGAAGGTGACGTACCCGGAGCTGCCGGCGGTGCTCACGAGCCCGCGGGTGTACTTCCAGGCGATGCCCCTGCTGATCGAGGAGCACGACATCTTCTACAACCGCACCAGCGACGACGGCTCGTTCGCGACCATTGATCAGTTCTCGACGCGCCACGCGCGGCGCGGCAGCGGGTCGTCCAACGGAGGGCCCGGCGGCGGGAGCAACCTCGCCTACCTTGACGGCAGCGTGGGGCTGTTCAAGCCGCCTGTGGGGGGCAACGACCGTCTCGAGGAGCCCGAGGACCTCAAGTCAACGCACCTGAAGCTGTGGGACTCGCGCGGGAGGTCGCACATCCTGTCGCTGTCGGACGCGACGGAGTTCGGATGGGTGAACACGCCGCGGTGA
- a CDS encoding PQQ-dependent sugar dehydrogenase: protein MTTTFPKAAAATLSSLAALALVAGTARAQHAAPVVQGDIGIELQPIATGLRAPILVTHAGDGSGRLFIVDQAGTIRIHNGTQLLATPFLDLTSTIVAVNPGFDERGLLGLAFHPNYENNGRFFVRYSVPRTGQQGVDPCFGTGRGCHSEVLAEFTVSSNPNIANPTPTVLLTIPKPQFNHNSGDIAFGPDGFLYMGMGDGGGANDGLADNPPSHGPGGNGQNLAVKLGKVLRFDVSTPGTLAIPPSNPFVNTPGADPAIFAYGLRNPYRFSFDSEPGGDNTLYLADVGQNLLEEINIIRPGRNYGWVTTEGTVCFNPFAPNTPLPSCNTAGITFPIATFGRNVGIAVIGGFLYRGNAVPQLRGQYVFGDFSTAFNLADGHLFYMRPIPGIATSQIKRLKLGVHNRTFGQFLKGMGRDEQGELYFTAGPILGPTGNSASVYRMVAIPCGTADFNADGDTGTTADIEAFFDCLGGHCCPTCLPNADFNNDGDIGTDQDIESFFRVLGGGTC, encoded by the coding sequence ATGACTACGACCTTCCCCAAGGCCGCCGCTGCCACTCTGTCCTCACTCGCCGCGCTCGCCCTCGTGGCCGGCACCGCCCGCGCCCAGCACGCCGCGCCTGTCGTCCAGGGCGACATCGGCATCGAGCTGCAGCCCATCGCCACCGGCCTCCGCGCCCCCATCCTCGTGACCCACGCCGGCGACGGCTCGGGCCGCCTCTTCATCGTGGACCAGGCGGGCACCATCCGCATCCACAACGGCACGCAGCTGCTCGCCACTCCCTTCCTCGACCTCACATCAACGATCGTCGCCGTCAACCCCGGCTTCGACGAGCGCGGCCTGCTGGGCCTCGCCTTCCACCCCAACTACGAGAACAACGGCCGCTTCTTCGTCCGCTACTCCGTCCCGCGCACAGGCCAGCAGGGCGTGGACCCCTGCTTCGGCACCGGCCGCGGCTGCCACTCCGAGGTCCTCGCCGAGTTCACGGTTTCTTCCAACCCCAACATCGCCAACCCCACGCCCACTGTGCTGCTCACCATCCCCAAGCCGCAGTTCAACCACAACTCCGGCGACATCGCCTTCGGACCCGACGGCTTCCTCTACATGGGCATGGGCGACGGCGGCGGTGCCAACGACGGCCTGGCCGACAACCCGCCCAGCCACGGCCCCGGCGGCAACGGCCAGAACCTCGCCGTCAAGCTCGGCAAGGTCCTCCGCTTCGACGTCTCCACCCCCGGCACCCTCGCGATTCCCCCCTCCAACCCCTTCGTGAACACGCCCGGCGCCGACCCCGCCATCTTCGCCTACGGCCTGCGCAACCCCTACCGCTTCTCCTTCGACAGCGAGCCCGGCGGCGACAACACCCTCTACCTCGCCGACGTCGGCCAGAACCTGCTCGAAGAGATCAACATCATCCGCCCCGGCCGCAACTACGGCTGGGTGACCACCGAGGGCACGGTCTGCTTCAACCCCTTCGCGCCCAACACGCCCCTTCCCAGCTGCAACACCGCCGGCATCACCTTCCCCATCGCCACCTTCGGGCGCAACGTCGGCATCGCCGTGATCGGCGGCTTCCTCTACCGCGGCAACGCCGTCCCCCAGCTCCGCGGCCAGTACGTCTTCGGCGACTTCTCCACCGCGTTCAACCTCGCCGACGGCCACCTCTTCTACATGCGCCCCATCCCCGGCATCGCCACCTCGCAGATCAAGCGGCTCAAGCTCGGCGTGCACAACCGCACCTTCGGCCAGTTCCTGAAGGGCATGGGGCGCGACGAGCAGGGCGAGCTCTACTTCACCGCCGGCCCAATCCTCGGCCCCACCGGCAACTCGGCATCCGTCTACCGCATGGTCGCCATCCCCTGCGGCACCGCCGACTTCAACGCCGACGGCGACACCGGCACCACCGCCGACATCGAGGCCTTCTTCGACTGCCTCGGAGGCCACTGCTGCCCCACCTGCCTGCCCAACGCCGACTTCAACAACGATGGCGACATCGGCACCGACCAGGACATCGAGAGCTTCTTCCGCGTCCTGGGCGGCGGCACCTGCTGA
- a CDS encoding kelch repeat-containing protein: protein MLARPAFWIIASAGLAVPALAQTNHVEVEPNDTKADALFNGAIVLNPGDTITGLTASASGAGLDYFLVKTAPAAPGVYKHKLVLSTGTVGHTFTIRGLNQTAATAAAWPGPIGTAGATDSQTQVALTVGNTRVIQWYGFGKEEQLYVRVAGTTATQGEYVLTLETQDMTPSIVDAGKWVSGTINITNAPSGTGNDLDLWVYDSNFNPIRGFGNDGATTLGGHTTATNLVAYLRRHYEPGTYYVATASADAINNMPSPSDDNRRTGLLLDFPNAIVSNSTLATHHLHFTIQDAFGATNFTNTKTNAPDVHWHKFVVGGSDYGACCLPSGMCVQMDQTRCESAAIGGTFSGAGSDCSTCLPATGVWAARMPAPYPSVGSAGAVIGDTFYLLGGSPSNGLRDPGCWKLDLVNNLWSSIAPLPHAGSVAPQLGGASNIDAAVIGTDIYLVGGYIGTGATVINRVLRYDTLANTWTEITSDPYPTAIYGSALVAHNGKLYVMSGATAVGSPTTACYRYDPAAPEGSRWAAIASIGAGRPGMAATVIGDLIYCVGGEATDQSRTDVYNITLDSWTQLPDTTVARGGTSLFNLDGKPYAAAGGWTTFTNTAEVFDAGAWTAGPPVITGLRSPAYDGSDAWLVRSTGFNGAYRANTEVFLRAPACAGNQCGPQDFNGDGDAGTDQDIEAFFACLGGTCCETCFCQGADFNGDGDIGTDQDIEAFFRVLGGSSC, encoded by the coding sequence ATGCTTGCACGCCCCGCGTTCTGGATCATCGCCTCCGCCGGTCTGGCCGTCCCCGCCCTCGCCCAGACCAACCACGTCGAGGTCGAGCCCAACGACACCAAGGCCGACGCGCTCTTCAACGGTGCCATCGTCCTCAACCCCGGCGACACCATCACCGGCCTCACCGCCTCCGCCAGCGGCGCCGGCCTGGACTACTTCCTTGTCAAGACCGCGCCCGCCGCCCCCGGCGTTTACAAGCACAAGCTCGTCCTCTCTACTGGCACCGTCGGCCACACCTTCACCATCCGCGGCCTCAACCAGACCGCCGCCACCGCCGCGGCGTGGCCCGGGCCCATCGGCACAGCCGGCGCCACCGATTCGCAGACGCAGGTGGCCCTCACCGTGGGCAACACGCGCGTCATCCAGTGGTACGGCTTCGGCAAGGAGGAGCAGCTCTATGTCCGCGTGGCCGGCACCACCGCCACGCAGGGCGAGTACGTCCTCACGCTCGAGACCCAGGACATGACCCCGTCCATCGTCGACGCCGGCAAGTGGGTCTCGGGCACCATCAACATCACCAACGCCCCCTCGGGCACCGGCAACGACCTGGACCTCTGGGTCTACGACAGCAACTTCAACCCCATCCGCGGCTTCGGCAACGACGGGGCCACCACCCTCGGCGGCCACACCACCGCCACGAACCTCGTCGCCTACCTCCGCCGCCACTACGAGCCGGGCACCTACTACGTCGCCACCGCCAGCGCCGATGCCATCAACAACATGCCCTCACCCAGCGACGACAACCGCCGCACCGGCCTGCTGCTGGACTTCCCCAACGCCATCGTCTCCAACTCAACGCTGGCCACCCACCACCTGCACTTCACCATCCAGGACGCCTTCGGCGCCACCAACTTCACCAATACCAAGACCAACGCCCCCGACGTGCACTGGCACAAGTTCGTCGTGGGCGGCAGCGACTACGGCGCCTGCTGCCTCCCCAGCGGCATGTGCGTGCAGATGGACCAGACCCGCTGCGAGTCTGCCGCGATCGGCGGCACCTTCAGCGGGGCCGGCTCTGATTGCTCGACCTGCCTGCCCGCCACCGGCGTCTGGGCCGCACGCATGCCCGCGCCCTACCCCAGCGTCGGCTCCGCCGGCGCGGTCATCGGCGACACCTTCTATCTGCTCGGCGGCAGCCCCTCCAACGGCCTGCGGGACCCAGGCTGCTGGAAGCTCGACCTCGTGAACAACCTCTGGTCGTCCATCGCCCCGCTGCCGCACGCCGGCAGCGTCGCGCCCCAGCTCGGCGGCGCTTCCAACATCGACGCCGCGGTGATCGGCACCGACATCTACCTCGTCGGCGGCTACATCGGCACGGGCGCGACGGTGATCAACCGCGTGCTCCGCTACGACACGCTCGCCAACACCTGGACCGAGATCACCAGTGATCCATATCCCACCGCCATCTACGGCTCCGCCCTCGTCGCCCACAACGGCAAGCTCTACGTCATGAGCGGCGCGACCGCCGTGGGCTCGCCCACGACCGCCTGCTACCGCTACGACCCCGCCGCCCCCGAGGGCAGCCGCTGGGCTGCGATCGCCTCCATCGGCGCCGGCCGCCCGGGCATGGCCGCGACCGTGATCGGCGACCTCATCTACTGCGTCGGCGGCGAGGCCACCGACCAGAGCCGCACCGACGTCTACAACATCACCCTGGACAGCTGGACGCAGCTGCCCGACACCACGGTCGCACGCGGCGGCACCAGCCTCTTCAACCTCGATGGCAAGCCCTACGCCGCGGCCGGCGGCTGGACGACCTTCACCAACACCGCCGAGGTCTTCGACGCCGGCGCCTGGACCGCCGGACCCCCGGTGATCACCGGCCTGCGCTCCCCGGCCTACGACGGCAGCGACGCCTGGCTGGTCCGCTCCACCGGCTTCAACGGCGCCTACCGCGCCAACACCGAGGTCTTCCTCCGCGCCCCCGCGTGCGCCGGCAACCAGTGCGGCCCGCAGGACTTCAACGGCGACGGCGACGCCGGCACCGACCAGGACATCGAGGCGTTCTTCGCCTGCCTGGGCGGCACCTGCTGTGAGACCTGCTTCTGCCAGGGCGCGGACTTCAACGGCGACGGCGACATCGGCACCGACCAGGACATCGAAGCCTTCTTCCGTGTCCTGGGCGGCAGCTCCTGCTGA
- a CDS encoding DUF350 domain-containing protein, translating into MDMNAFIRAVVYSITFGLVGLVLILAGFKLFDLITPKIDVEKELAERNNLAVAIVCAAMVLGISYVVAHAIA; encoded by the coding sequence ATGGACATGAACGCCTTCATCCGCGCCGTGGTCTACTCCATCACCTTCGGCCTCGTGGGCCTGGTGCTCATCCTCGCCGGCTTCAAGCTCTTCGATCTCATCACGCCGAAGATCGACGTCGAGAAGGAGCTCGCCGAGCGCAACAACCTCGCCGTCGCCATCGTCTGCGCCGCCATGGTCCTGGGCATCAGCTACGTCGTCGCCCACGCCATCGCGTAG